A single region of the Salipaludibacillus sp. LMS25 genome encodes:
- a CDS encoding response regulator transcription factor, protein MRRILLAEDQSLVRQGLKMMIETDDQLSVTGEAANGAEAISLCESATFDLALLDIRMPVMDGLTAARLIHSRWPETKVMMLTTFNDDEYALEALKSGAVGYMLKDAEPTELIRAIRKCLAGGLQLEGLVAAKMMPKLINKTMSQEVDPTITPRELDIVKRIGEGRSNKEISEELGLSVGTVKNHITQILDKLELRDRTQLAIYAIRHNVV, encoded by the coding sequence GTGAGACGTATTTTGCTTGCTGAGGATCAAAGCTTGGTCCGTCAAGGGTTAAAAATGATGATAGAAACAGATGACCAGTTAAGTGTAACAGGAGAAGCGGCAAATGGAGCCGAGGCCATTTCGTTATGTGAATCCGCTACATTTGATCTGGCGCTATTAGATATTCGTATGCCGGTAATGGACGGATTAACAGCGGCTCGGTTGATCCACAGCCGATGGCCCGAAACTAAAGTAATGATGCTGACCACCTTTAATGATGATGAATATGCTCTTGAAGCACTGAAAAGCGGTGCAGTCGGCTATATGTTAAAAGATGCTGAGCCAACGGAGTTAATTCGTGCGATTCGAAAATGTTTAGCTGGCGGCCTTCAGCTAGAAGGTCTCGTGGCGGCGAAAATGATGCCGAAGTTAATTAACAAGACGATGTCTCAAGAGGTGGACCCGACAATCACGCCGAGAGAATTAGATATTGTCAAACGAATTGGGGAAGGAAGAAGTAATAAGGAAATTTCAGAAGAGTTAGGTTTATCAGTGGGAACTGTAAAAAATCATATTACTCAAATTCTTGATAAACTAGAGCTTCGTGACCGTACTCAATTAGCCATTTATGCCATTAGACATAATGTGGTTTAA
- a CDS encoding ABC transporter ATP-binding protein: protein MLETEELTKVFKKNVAVDKVNLYLDRGESIGLLGPNGAGKSTIISMISSLVKPTSGDVRIHGQSIIKRPDHIRKVLGVVPQDIALYPELTAAENLAFFGRIYGLKGTQLKDSIQQVLQQVGLEERQKEQVKTYSGGMQRRINMAIAMLHEPDILIMDEPTVGIDPQSRNHILETVRELNDKKGMTVLYTSHYMDEVERLCDRVYIMDHGQVIASGSKEELKQILSAEEAILIDLAQLANAGKLLSDLQSMKGVLKTTQTETGLKLIVPRGQRLLSKVFQAAERHNAQIVNVTVQTPTLEDVFLHLTGRTLRD from the coding sequence ATGCTAGAAACAGAAGAGCTGACAAAAGTTTTTAAAAAGAACGTTGCTGTAGACAAGGTTAACCTCTATTTAGATAGAGGTGAATCAATCGGACTTCTAGGTCCTAATGGCGCTGGGAAATCCACGATCATATCGATGATCTCTTCCCTTGTGAAACCCACATCAGGCGATGTGAGAATACATGGTCAAAGTATTATTAAACGTCCAGACCATATTAGAAAAGTACTTGGCGTTGTCCCACAAGATATTGCGCTTTATCCGGAATTGACAGCTGCAGAAAATTTAGCTTTCTTCGGACGGATTTATGGGTTGAAAGGAACGCAGTTAAAGGACAGTATCCAACAAGTACTTCAACAGGTTGGGCTAGAGGAGCGGCAAAAAGAGCAGGTTAAAACATACTCTGGTGGGATGCAACGGCGTATTAATATGGCGATTGCCATGTTACATGAACCAGACATTCTTATTATGGATGAACCGACGGTAGGGATAGATCCGCAATCAAGAAACCATATTTTAGAAACGGTGCGAGAGCTAAATGATAAAAAGGGGATGACCGTTCTTTACACAAGTCACTATATGGATGAGGTCGAAAGGCTTTGTGACAGAGTATATATTATGGATCATGGCCAGGTGATTGCTTCAGGGTCAAAAGAAGAGCTAAAACAAATTTTATCGGCAGAAGAAGCTATATTAATTGATTTAGCTCAACTTGCTAATGCTGGAAAACTGTTATCTGACCTACAGAGTATGAAAGGTGTATTAAAAACGACCCAAACAGAAACTGGATTAAAGTTAATAGTTCCTAGGGGGCAACGGCTGTTAAGCAAGGTGTTTCAGGCGGCTGAGCGCCACAATGCTCAAATAGTCAATGTCACTGTTCAGACACCAACACTTGAAGACGTCTTTCTACATTTAACAGGACGGACATTGAGAGACTAG
- a CDS encoding ABC transporter permease, whose protein sequence is MVSFLKKDILVLIRDKSGLLILLLMPFVLTAILGFSLQGIMESDSQTLTLELAIVIEDEVEQGIAQFSAELDHYNLADDTKEQLKATAMSSHPFLILESMLDSGQVSEIVKKTEMTAEEAERALDNEDVMAILTIPEGFTYQSLEKMLLNQGEGQTLDLTVIDYRSLGAKIISNILDNFTRSLNFETAIAHASNGNYVPGSGDNVELGGIETVTAGDPIDSLAYYTLAMAVMFALYAASATSERALLEKKQQAFNRILLSGKHPFVYLLGKFFATTLVVCLQMLILFSLSALLFNSFTFHSLEFVTGMFIIIGVFSLCVGSVATLLTSLTLRFTSASISNVFSAGIVSLLAFAGGSFFPVSGVLQTVGEWTPNGAALTSFLLWMQGVDQSLIISPLAKVMCMTILFFTISLVVFPKRRSATS, encoded by the coding sequence ATGGTTTCTTTCTTAAAAAAGGATATTCTTGTTCTCATAAGAGATAAATCGGGACTTCTTATCTTGCTATTAATGCCATTTGTGTTGACGGCTATTCTCGGTTTTTCTTTACAAGGGATTATGGAAAGTGATAGTCAAACGCTAACATTAGAGCTTGCAATCGTCATTGAAGACGAGGTAGAACAAGGTATTGCTCAATTTTCAGCTGAATTGGATCATTATAACCTAGCGGATGACACAAAGGAACAATTAAAGGCGACGGCCATGTCCTCACATCCATTCCTCATATTAGAGAGTATGCTGGACAGCGGACAGGTCAGTGAGATAGTGAAGAAGACAGAAATGACAGCAGAGGAAGCTGAAAGAGCACTAGACAATGAAGATGTCATGGCCATTTTAACGATTCCTGAAGGGTTTACGTATCAGTCACTCGAAAAAATGCTTCTAAATCAAGGTGAGGGACAAACGTTGGATTTGACGGTCATTGATTATCGCTCATTAGGTGCGAAGATCATTAGTAATATACTTGATAACTTTACTCGATCGTTAAATTTTGAAACAGCCATTGCCCATGCCAGTAACGGCAATTATGTGCCAGGGTCAGGGGATAATGTTGAATTAGGAGGCATTGAGACGGTAACAGCAGGTGATCCGATAGATTCGTTAGCGTATTACACACTAGCTATGGCCGTTATGTTTGCCTTATACGCGGCTTCTGCCACGTCTGAAAGGGCTTTGCTTGAAAAAAAGCAACAAGCATTTAACCGGATTTTATTGTCTGGTAAGCATCCATTTGTGTATTTGTTAGGTAAATTTTTTGCGACAACCTTGGTGGTTTGTCTTCAAATGCTTATTTTATTTAGTTTATCAGCTCTTTTATTTAACTCTTTTACGTTCCATTCGCTTGAATTCGTAACAGGTATGTTCATAATTATAGGTGTTTTTTCTTTATGTGTCGGTAGTGTAGCAACACTGCTTACGTCACTAACACTTCGATTTACAAGTGCTTCTATTTCGAATGTCTTTTCAGCAGGCATAGTCAGTTTACTCGCATTTGCAGGCGGAAGCTTCTTTCCGGTTTCCGGCGTTTTACAAACAGTTGGTGAATGGACACCGAATGGTGCGGCTTTAACGAGCTTTTTACTATGGATGCAAGGTGTTGATCAATCACTTATCATATCACCACTTGCGAAAGTTATGTGCATGACTATCCTGTTTTTTACAATAAGCCTCGTGGTATTTCCAAAAAGGAGGTCAGCAACGTCATGA
- a CDS encoding ABC transporter permease — translation MIAIFLLQWKRLWREPVWVLSMVGLTALFVFLLAGRVGDATMTVTTFSTSSLPEETREEWDDKLNESNVFVFDWVEEDEAKEALAKGNVEFALQIGEDDYRIVKVAENLNYHMVEQHVHRVFAEEMRLQEAEEQVTHDTFREEVADYLEEPVLHLVTSSHLGEGDQFAQADRLQVLFGMTLFFSIYTILFSLMNVAEEKRSGTWDRLILSPLKKWQMYIGNLLFSFVIGYAQIIILFLFFQMTLDFGFNGQFGVIAVISACFVFAIVAFGVLLIGIVRSPQQLQVAIPLVAVSMAMLGGAFWPLEIITNDIILTITKAVPLTYGMEALHEAVLNHLGVMDLAQPLAMLLLFGVVFMGVGANLMERR, via the coding sequence ATGATTGCAATTTTTTTATTACAGTGGAAACGATTGTGGCGAGAGCCTGTTTGGGTTCTTTCAATGGTGGGCTTAACCGCATTGTTTGTGTTTTTATTAGCAGGTAGAGTAGGCGATGCTACGATGACCGTCACCACCTTTTCAACGTCATCGTTACCTGAGGAAACACGAGAGGAATGGGATGACAAGCTAAACGAGTCCAATGTGTTTGTGTTTGATTGGGTTGAAGAAGATGAGGCGAAAGAGGCACTAGCTAAGGGCAACGTTGAATTCGCTTTACAAATCGGGGAAGATGACTATCGGATTGTAAAAGTGGCAGAAAACTTAAATTATCACATGGTAGAACAGCATGTTCATCGGGTGTTTGCAGAAGAAATGAGACTGCAGGAAGCTGAAGAGCAGGTAACACATGACACCTTTCGTGAAGAAGTTGCTGACTATCTTGAGGAACCAGTATTACACTTGGTGACGTCATCTCACTTAGGAGAAGGCGATCAATTTGCACAAGCAGATAGGCTGCAAGTGTTGTTTGGGATGACGTTGTTCTTTTCTATTTATACGATTTTATTCAGTTTAATGAATGTGGCGGAAGAAAAACGCTCAGGCACGTGGGATCGTTTAATTTTGTCTCCCTTAAAAAAATGGCAGATGTATATTGGCAATTTGTTGTTTAGTTTTGTCATCGGATATGCCCAAATAATCATCTTATTTTTATTTTTCCAAATGACACTAGACTTTGGTTTTAATGGGCAGTTTGGCGTTATTGCAGTGATTTCTGCATGTTTTGTATTTGCGATCGTGGCCTTTGGGGTTCTGTTAATAGGCATTGTGCGTTCGCCTCAACAGCTTCAAGTTGCCATTCCTCTTGTAGCCGTCAGTATGGCCATGTTAGGAGGAGCGTTTTGGCCGCTTGAGATAATTACGAATGACATCATTCTCACAATAACAAAGGCCGTACCACTCACGTATGGCATGGAAGCTTTGCATGAGGCAGTTCTTAATCATC